One genomic window of Bartonella sp. HY038 includes the following:
- a CDS encoding Do family serine endopeptidase → MTSAPQSVSNLASGLLDAVVNIATSQNVKGTESGDNPPVVDIPKGSPFEDYFQDFFTDKDGKAPQQSRKVESLGSGFVIDAKEGLIVTNNHVIADADDIEVNFTDGSKLKAELLGTDPKTDIALLKVNPNKKKLTAVSFGDSENARIGDWVMAIGNPFGLGGTVTLGIISARNRDISAGPYDDFIQTDAAINRGNSGGPLFDMNGKVIGINTAIISPTGGSIGIGFAIPADMATGVIAQLKEFGEIHRGWLAIRIQPINEQIAETLELPNTDGAMVASKMEAEDVDNKALKEGDVILKFGDKPIKNAKDLPRIVAESPVGRDVKVTILRDGKQQVVNVKLGQLKEEENEPAIDDTSDGTEDTTSADNAPKPLLGMQITALDENLRKKFGIVESVKGVIITDIETNSIASDKRILIGEVIISINQEVVSNREDVVKRIKTLRDTGRQNALIMVAKPNGDLRMVTLPLN, encoded by the coding sequence ATGACGAGTGCCCCACAATCGGTGTCAAATCTTGCTTCTGGTCTGCTTGATGCGGTGGTTAATATCGCCACCTCACAAAATGTCAAAGGAACTGAAAGCGGTGATAACCCACCTGTTGTCGACATTCCAAAAGGCTCGCCTTTTGAAGATTATTTTCAAGATTTCTTCACTGATAAAGACGGCAAGGCTCCCCAACAATCACGCAAGGTTGAGTCGCTTGGTTCAGGATTTGTTATTGATGCGAAAGAAGGGCTGATCGTGACTAATAATCACGTCATTGCCGATGCTGATGATATTGAAGTTAATTTTACCGATGGTTCAAAGCTAAAAGCTGAATTGCTTGGAACAGACCCAAAAACTGACATCGCTTTGCTGAAAGTTAATCCAAACAAAAAAAAGCTCACTGCGGTTAGTTTTGGTGATTCCGAAAATGCCCGTATTGGTGATTGGGTAATGGCGATTGGTAATCCATTTGGTCTTGGAGGGACGGTAACCCTTGGTATTATATCAGCGCGCAACCGCGATATTAGCGCTGGCCCCTATGATGATTTCATTCAAACCGATGCCGCAATTAATCGTGGTAATTCTGGTGGACCACTTTTTGATATGAATGGCAAAGTGATTGGCATTAACACAGCAATCATTTCGCCAACGGGGGGTTCTATCGGCATTGGTTTTGCTATTCCTGCCGACATGGCAACTGGCGTTATTGCGCAATTAAAAGAATTTGGTGAAATTCATCGTGGTTGGCTTGCCATTCGTATCCAACCGATCAATGAACAAATTGCTGAAACTCTTGAGCTGCCAAATACCGATGGCGCAATGGTTGCCAGTAAAATGGAAGCTGAAGATGTGGATAATAAAGCGCTTAAAGAGGGCGATGTTATTTTAAAATTTGGCGATAAGCCGATTAAAAATGCCAAGGATTTACCGCGTATTGTTGCTGAAAGTCCAGTTGGTCGCGATGTAAAAGTAACTATTTTACGTGATGGTAAGCAACAGGTGGTTAACGTTAAGCTTGGGCAGCTAAAAGAAGAAGAAAATGAGCCTGCAATTGATGATACCAGTGATGGGACTGAAGATACGACAAGTGCTGATAATGCACCAAAGCCGCTTCTTGGTATGCAAATTACAGCACTTGACGAAAATTTACGCAAGAAATTTGGCATTGTAGAAAGTGTTAAAGGCGTAATCATTACCGATATTGAAACCAACTCGATCGCCTCTGATAAGCGGATCCTTATTGGCGAAGTGATTATCAGCATCAATCAAGAAGTTGTCTCCAACCGCGAAGATGTGGTTAAGCGTATAAAAACCTTGCGTGATACGGGCCGCCAAAACGCCCTCATCATGGTTGCAAAGCCCAATGGGGATTTACGTATGGTAACACTGCCATTAAATTAG
- a CDS encoding M48 family metalloprotease produces the protein MLPLLSSCTLIDYSKPDGGLKPSINPYIVDTVDKNNQMSQLGAAQHPRILATYGGEYNNPQLERMVAKIVGKLTVAAGSSDQTYRITILNSPNINAFALPGGYVYVTRGLLALANDSSEVAAVIAHEMAHVTANHGVQRLRKEAEVELSNQVVSEVLSDRNRERQTQLRGKMSLAQFSRNQELEADKIGIKTVAEAGYDPFASARFLQTMEGYSQFRSVSGATDAKLDFLATHPATPQRVQLALGQARLVSAPGVGSTDRDSFLKGIDDMVFGDTAKEGYIRGQNFIHPELGVAFTVPNGFTIDNSSAAVVASGADDTAIRFDAINKPDDISSAKNYIQSGWVSGLDVDSVRSVDIVGYPAATASAQSPKWQFDVIVILVKNKIFRFLIAAPKNNNSLPSITSTTINSFKILSRQQIAALKPLRVHVVTVKPGDTVASLANQMQGTDKKVALFRILNALSPTSVVSAGDRVKIIAE, from the coding sequence ATGTTGCCACTGTTAAGTAGTTGCACATTGATAGATTATAGTAAACCTGATGGTGGGTTAAAGCCATCTATTAATCCCTATATTGTTGATACTGTCGATAAAAATAATCAAATGTCGCAGCTTGGTGCCGCCCAACATCCGCGCATTCTTGCTACATATGGTGGCGAATATAATAATCCGCAATTGGAACGTATGGTTGCCAAAATTGTTGGTAAACTAACTGTTGCTGCTGGCAGTTCTGACCAAACTTATCGCATTACTATTTTGAATTCCCCCAATATTAATGCATTTGCCTTGCCAGGTGGTTATGTTTACGTAACGCGTGGTCTGTTGGCTCTTGCCAATGACTCATCTGAAGTTGCTGCAGTAATTGCGCATGAAATGGCGCATGTGACCGCTAATCACGGTGTACAACGTTTGCGTAAAGAGGCTGAAGTTGAATTAAGCAATCAGGTCGTCTCTGAAGTTTTATCGGATAGAAATCGTGAGCGCCAGACGCAGCTGCGCGGTAAAATGTCTTTGGCGCAGTTTTCGCGCAATCAGGAATTGGAGGCTGATAAGATTGGCATTAAAACCGTTGCCGAGGCAGGCTATGATCCTTTTGCATCAGCAAGGTTTTTACAGACCATGGAAGGCTATTCCCAGTTTAGAAGCGTATCAGGTGCAACTGATGCCAAGCTTGACTTTTTGGCCACCCACCCAGCAACACCGCAACGTGTCCAATTAGCTCTTGGGCAGGCACGCTTGGTAAGTGCACCAGGCGTTGGCTCAACAGATCGCGATTCATTTTTAAAAGGTATCGATGATATGGTATTTGGTGATACCGCCAAAGAAGGTTATATTAGAGGTCAAAACTTTATTCATCCTGAACTTGGGGTTGCTTTTACCGTACCTAATGGCTTTACAATTGATAATTCTAGTGCTGCAGTGGTTGCTAGCGGCGCTGATGATACCGCTATTCGCTTTGATGCTATTAATAAACCAGACGATATTAGCAGTGCTAAGAATTACATTCAAAGTGGCTGGGTATCAGGTCTTGATGTAGATAGTGTGCGCTCGGTTGATATTGTCGGATATCCAGCAGCAACCGCTAGCGCACAAAGCCCTAAATGGCAATTTGATGTTATTGTCATTCTTGTTAAAAATAAGATCTTCCGTTTTTTAATTGCAGCACCTAAAAATAACAATTCGCTGCCAAGCATTACGAGCACGACAATAAACTCGTTTAAAATATTAAGCCGTCAACAAATTGCTGCATTAAAACCGCTTCGCGTTCATGTTGTAACGGTAAAACCGGGAGACACTGTTGCATCGCTTGCTAATCAAATGCAAGGAACCGATAAAAAGGTTGCATTGTTTCGCATATTAAATGCATTGTCACCAACATCGGTGGTATCTGCTGGTGACCGCGTTAAGATCATTGCTGAGTAA
- a CDS encoding alpha/beta hydrolase gives MRTLIVLLTLIFSAFQVMAQDMSNGANNFYKSNEVTLQKVHFKNLYNMDVVGNLFIPNNLDRNKKNAAIIVGHPMGAVKEQASNLYAQKLAEQGFVTLAIDLSYWGESAGEPRNLVSPEIYADDFSAAVDYLSTQDFVDKNRIGVLGICGSGSFAISAAKIDPRLRAVATVSMYDMGAANRNGINHGVTLDQRKANIQAAIEQRQKEFEGAKTEYTSGTVDALTENSNPIEREFYDFYRTPRGEFTPQGQSPKLTTHPTLTSNVKFMNFYPFNDIETISPRPMLFITGDQAHSKEFSEDAYQRAGEPKELFYVKNAGHVDLYDRVDLIPFGKLTSFFESNLK, from the coding sequence ATGCGAACACTGATTGTGTTGCTAACACTAATTTTCAGTGCGTTCCAGGTTATGGCACAAGATATGTCAAATGGCGCAAATAATTTTTATAAAAGCAATGAAGTCACACTTCAAAAAGTCCATTTTAAAAATTTATATAATATGGATGTGGTTGGTAATCTCTTTATCCCTAACAATCTTGATCGCAACAAAAAGAATGCAGCGATTATTGTTGGTCACCCAATGGGTGCAGTTAAAGAGCAAGCATCCAATCTTTATGCACAAAAACTTGCTGAGCAAGGCTTTGTAACCCTCGCAATTGATCTTTCTTACTGGGGAGAAAGTGCAGGTGAGCCACGTAATCTTGTTTCCCCCGAAATTTATGCCGATGATTTTAGTGCAGCAGTCGATTATCTTAGCACACAAGATTTTGTCGACAAAAACCGAATTGGCGTTCTAGGAATTTGCGGCAGTGGTAGCTTTGCAATTAGCGCGGCAAAAATTGATCCAAGATTGCGGGCGGTTGCAACGGTTAGCATGTATGATATGGGCGCAGCCAACCGTAACGGCATCAATCATGGTGTAACGCTTGATCAGCGTAAAGCAAACATTCAAGCAGCCATCGAACAACGCCAAAAAGAGTTTGAAGGCGCAAAAACCGAATATACCAGTGGCACGGTTGATGCTTTAACCGAAAATTCTAATCCAATTGAACGCGAATTTTACGATTTTTATCGCACGCCACGCGGTGAGTTTACCCCACAAGGCCAATCGCCTAAACTTACCACCCATCCAACATTAACTAGCAATGTCAAATTCATGAATTTTTATCCCTTTAATGACATTGAAACCATTTCACCACGACCAATGCTGTTTATCACCGGCGATCAAGCTCATTCTAAAGAATTTAGCGAAGATGCCTATCAACGTGCTGGTGAACCTAAAGAACTATTTTATGTAAAAAATGCCGGCCATGTCGATCTTTATGACCGCGTTGATCTCATTCCTTTTGGCAAATTAACCAGCTTTTTTGAAAGCAATTTGAAGTAA
- a CDS encoding cyclophilin-like fold protein yields the protein MAITLTIDGEILTAEIEDSPIGHDFLSLLPITLTLNDYASTEKVANLPKRLNLEQAPDGFTPIIGDIAYYAPWGNLAIFYQDFSYSKGLVKIGTVRGSIDKLLKDGPFEVRIDKTPS from the coding sequence ATGGCCATTACCTTAACCATTGATGGTGAAATTTTAACTGCTGAAATTGAAGATAGTCCAATTGGTCATGATTTTTTATCGCTATTACCGATTACTTTGACACTTAATGATTACGCATCAACCGAAAAAGTAGCCAATTTACCTAAGCGGTTAAACCTAGAACAAGCACCTGACGGTTTTACCCCCATTATTGGTGATATTGCTTATTATGCGCCTTGGGGCAATCTTGCAATTTTTTATCAAGACTTTTCCTATTCTAAAGGTCTTGTCAAAATTGGCACAGTTCGCGGTTCTATTGATAAATTGCTAAAAGATGGCCCCTTTGAAGTGCGAATAGACAAAACACCGTCGTGA
- a CDS encoding TetR/AcrR family transcriptional regulator has translation MQTVEATVEALTERQKDVLDAALHLLVTGDKALTMGRIAQEASCSKETLYKWFGDRDHFLEAMVQWQAAKVRIMPIKKEALDLGSLFSSLEHFARDWLMVLSSPTSIALNRLAVGSASPDNARLGQIVLSNGPFAMAKRVKPLLELGRDAGLLDIETIDQAFRTFFGLVVRDMQIRLLLGDEIEMNDDIIIKEARNATRHFFHLYVAEEFKTLL, from the coding sequence ATGCAAACGGTAGAAGCAACAGTTGAAGCGCTGACGGAACGTCAAAAAGACGTGCTTGATGCGGCTTTGCATTTACTGGTTACCGGTGACAAAGCCCTTACCATGGGGCGGATCGCTCAAGAAGCAAGTTGCTCTAAAGAAACACTTTATAAATGGTTTGGTGACCGCGATCATTTTCTTGAAGCCATGGTGCAATGGCAAGCAGCCAAAGTGCGGATTATGCCAATAAAGAAAGAAGCGCTTGATTTAGGGTCGCTTTTTTCTAGCCTTGAGCATTTTGCACGTGACTGGCTGATGGTTTTATCATCACCAACATCCATTGCTTTAAATCGCTTAGCGGTAGGCTCAGCGTCACCTGACAATGCTCGACTTGGTCAAATTGTGCTTTCTAATGGACCTTTTGCAATGGCAAAGCGAGTTAAGCCCCTTTTAGAGCTTGGTCGTGACGCTGGCTTACTAGATATTGAAACCATTGACCAAGCCTTTAGAACGTTTTTTGGTCTTGTTGTGCGGGATATGCAGATAAGGCTATTATTGGGCGATGAGATTGAAATGAATGATGACATCATCATTAAGGAGGCGCGCAATGCGACCCGTCATTTCTTCCATCTATATGTAGCTGAGGAGTTTAAAACTCTTTTGTAA
- a CDS encoding DUF924 family protein, with translation MIDNEHAVIEFWKNAGHEKWFKKSDAFDEEIRQKFYDLWQKAANGELDDWQKTAEGSLALLLLLDQFSRNMFRNDAKAFSCDSKALKIAKNAVKLGFDQKIEKALRAFFYLPYEHSEDIDDQEESIKLFKKLGDDSFYQYALIHQDIIKRFGRFPHRNGVLHRKTTTEEQKFLDSGGFAG, from the coding sequence ATGATTGATAATGAGCATGCAGTGATCGAATTTTGGAAAAATGCTGGCCATGAAAAGTGGTTTAAGAAGAGTGATGCCTTTGATGAGGAAATCCGCCAAAAATTTTATGATCTTTGGCAAAAGGCAGCCAATGGTGAGTTAGATGATTGGCAAAAAACGGCAGAAGGTTCACTTGCCTTATTGCTGCTGCTTGACCAGTTCTCACGCAATATGTTTCGCAATGATGCAAAGGCTTTTTCTTGTGATTCCAAGGCCTTAAAAATTGCCAAAAATGCTGTAAAATTAGGCTTTGATCAAAAAATAGAAAAAGCTTTGCGGGCGTTTTTTTATTTGCCGTATGAGCATTCTGAAGATATTGACGATCAAGAGGAAAGTATTAAATTATTTAAAAAGTTGGGTGATGATAGCTTTTATCAATATGCCCTTATCCATCAAGATATTATTAAACGTTTTGGACGTTTCCCTCACCGCAATGGGGTATTGCATCGGAAGACGACCACCGAGGAACAAAAATTTCTTGATAGTGGTGGTTTTGCCGGCTGA
- a CDS encoding glutathione S-transferase family protein, which produces MPSQNKPIQFFYWPTPNGWKISIMLEELGVPYNVNYLNIGKGEQFEPDFLAISPNNRMPAIIDPEGPDGEPISVFESGAILMYLGRKFQRFYPTDERKRVAVDEWLMWQISGLGPMSGQAGYFAVYANEKIPYAIERYTKEVRRLYGVMNKRLEGQEYLADNYSIADIASIGWVSKYDAYGIDLLEYPNLKRWLRTMRERPAVQRGLELGREMKNDLSHDQEAQKILFGQQENK; this is translated from the coding sequence ATGCCTAGCCAGAATAAACCAATACAGTTTTTTTACTGGCCAACCCCAAATGGGTGGAAAATTAGCATCATGCTTGAAGAGCTCGGTGTGCCTTATAATGTTAACTATTTAAATATTGGCAAAGGCGAACAGTTTGAGCCAGATTTTTTAGCGATCTCACCTAATAACCGCATGCCGGCAATTATTGATCCAGAAGGACCAGATGGCGAACCAATCTCGGTTTTTGAATCAGGCGCAATTTTAATGTATCTTGGCCGTAAATTTCAGCGTTTTTATCCAACTGATGAAAGAAAGCGGGTTGCGGTTGACGAGTGGTTGATGTGGCAAATATCTGGCCTTGGGCCAATGTCAGGGCAAGCTGGTTATTTTGCTGTTTATGCCAATGAAAAAATCCCTTACGCTATTGAGCGTTATACCAAGGAAGTGCGCCGCTTATATGGTGTGATGAATAAACGCCTTGAAGGGCAGGAATATTTGGCCGATAATTATTCTATCGCTGATATTGCATCAATTGGTTGGGTATCAAAATATGATGCCTACGGAATTGATTTGCTAGAATATCCAAACTTAAAACGTTGGTTGCGCACCATGCGCGAGCGTCCTGCTGTACAGCGCGGACTTGAACTTGGTCGTGAAATGAAAAATGATTTATCTCATGATCAGGAAGCGCAAAAAATCCTCTTTGGCCAACAGGAAAATAAATAA
- a CDS encoding MFS transporter: MALNQNETAIIAPQWSAVFSLFLGVTGLITGEFLSISLLTPIAHDLSISEGLAGQAVTVVGLFAVTTSILLSPLTKTIDRRLVLLCLSALLIVSNALVAIAPNYIVLLVARALLGICVGGFWSMSSAVALRLVPAKNVSRALSIIYAGVAVATIISIPVASYIGQFIGWRNVFWVAALLGTIGFIWQFLSLPSMPVKTVSRFRDMGQLLKTTWVIAGLGGMIFSYGGYHVFFTYLRPYIEQYLFLNSAKLSLILLGFGIANCLGTFFAGKLLGQGFRITIIAIHAILAFIAISFYFSNGNLIENIVLIMMWGFMFGIIPVAWSTWIVHTLADRAEIAGGLMVAAIQLSISIGAATGGAVFDGGGAKSIFAIATLFLGCAITLILISFQLFYKRTGKHA, encoded by the coding sequence ATGGCACTCAACCAAAATGAAACAGCAATTATAGCCCCGCAATGGTCAGCAGTTTTTTCGCTTTTCCTTGGCGTTACCGGTCTTATCACTGGTGAATTTTTATCAATTAGTTTGTTAACACCTATTGCCCATGACTTATCGATCAGCGAAGGTTTAGCTGGACAAGCTGTAACTGTTGTAGGGCTTTTTGCCGTGACCACGAGCATTCTGCTTAGTCCGCTGACCAAAACTATCGATAGACGGCTCGTTTTACTTTGCCTATCGGCCTTGTTGATTGTTTCCAATGCGCTAGTTGCCATTGCCCCCAATTACATTGTCTTACTTGTTGCCCGTGCTTTACTTGGCATTTGTGTTGGCGGCTTCTGGTCTATGTCATCGGCGGTTGCCTTGCGGCTTGTGCCTGCAAAAAATGTATCACGCGCATTAAGTATTATTTATGCAGGTGTTGCTGTTGCTACAATTATTTCTATTCCGGTAGCAAGTTATATTGGACAATTTATCGGTTGGCGCAATGTGTTTTGGGTAGCAGCACTGCTTGGCACAATTGGCTTTATCTGGCAATTTTTATCTTTGCCATCCATGCCAGTTAAAACTGTAAGTCGCTTTCGCGATATGGGGCAACTTTTAAAAACCACTTGGGTGATTGCTGGCCTTGGCGGTATGATTTTCAGCTATGGCGGTTACCATGTGTTTTTTACTTATTTGCGCCCTTATATTGAACAATATCTGTTTTTGAATAGTGCTAAGCTATCGCTAATCTTGCTTGGCTTTGGCATTGCTAATTGTTTGGGCACATTTTTTGCCGGAAAATTATTAGGTCAAGGTTTCCGCATTACCATCATTGCTATCCATGCCATATTAGCATTTATCGCCATTAGTTTCTATTTTAGCAATGGAAATCTTATTGAAAATATAGTGTTGATTATGATGTGGGGCTTCATGTTCGGCATTATTCCAGTTGCTTGGTCAACATGGATTGTTCACACCCTTGCCGATCGCGCTGAAATTGCTGGTGGACTTATGGTTGCAGCCATCCAGCTTTCCATATCAATTGGCGCGGCAACTGGCGGCGCTGTTTTTGATGGTGGTGGCGCTAAGAGCATATTTGCCATTGCAACGCTCTTTCTTGGCTGTGCCATCACTCTAATTTTAATCAGCTTCCAACTATTTTATAAAAGGACAGGCAAGCATGCTTAA
- a CDS encoding Imm74 family immunity protein: MIIKFNTGYLWVKIGNKTAKIAGELYFPEETKIAFAVHLSSIIKWQPPHANQEITAEDRDLIIEDIKKEFLSKDRYVTFE, from the coding sequence ATGATTATAAAATTTAATACCGGCTATCTTTGGGTGAAAATTGGCAATAAAACTGCGAAAATCGCTGGCGAACTATATTTTCCAGAAGAAACAAAAATTGCCTTTGCTGTTCATTTATCTTCAATAATAAAATGGCAACCACCGCACGCTAACCAAGAAATAACCGCTGAAGATCGTGATTTGATCATTGAAGATATAAAAAAAGAGTTTTTATCGAAAGATCGCTATGTAACTTTCGAGTAA
- the ilvC gene encoding ketol-acid reductoisomerase — protein sequence MRVYYDRDADVNLIKSKKVAMVGYGSQGRAHALNLKDSGASEIRVALREGSPTAKKAEADGFQVMSVADAAKWADLMMMATPDELQAEIYKDHIHDNLRDGAAIAFAHGLNVHFGLIEAKKTVDVVMIAPKGPGHTVRGEYQKGGGVPCLIAVHQDASGNAHDLALSYACGVGGGRSGVIETTFREECETDLFGEQAVLCGGLVELIRAGFETLTEAGYAPEMAYFECLHEVKLIVDLIYEGGIANMNYSISNTAEWGEYMSGPRVITAESKKAMKDILTEIQNGKFTSDWMQEYKAGAARFKATRRLNDEHPIEQVGEKLRNMMPWIKSNALVDKDRN from the coding sequence ATGCGCGTATATTATGATCGTGATGCAGACGTTAATTTAATTAAGTCAAAAAAAGTTGCTATGGTTGGTTATGGTAGCCAAGGCCGTGCCCATGCCCTTAATCTTAAGGATTCAGGCGCTAGCGAAATTCGCGTGGCTCTTCGTGAAGGTTCACCAACAGCTAAAAAAGCTGAAGCAGATGGCTTCCAGGTGATGAGCGTTGCCGATGCTGCAAAATGGGCTGACCTTATGATGATGGCAACCCCTGATGAATTGCAGGCTGAAATCTATAAAGACCATATCCATGACAATTTACGCGATGGCGCAGCAATTGCTTTTGCTCATGGTCTTAACGTCCATTTTGGCCTTATTGAAGCCAAGAAAACCGTTGATGTTGTGATGATCGCCCCTAAGGGTCCTGGCCATACAGTGCGCGGCGAATATCAAAAAGGCGGCGGTGTTCCTTGCCTCATCGCAGTACATCAAGATGCATCTGGCAATGCCCATGACCTAGCCCTTTCTTATGCTTGTGGCGTTGGCGGCGGCCGTTCAGGCGTTATTGAAACCACATTCCGCGAAGAATGTGAAACTGATTTGTTTGGTGAACAAGCCGTTCTTTGTGGTGGTTTGGTTGAACTTATCCGCGCTGGTTTTGAAACCTTGACTGAAGCCGGCTATGCACCTGAAATGGCTTATTTTGAGTGCTTGCATGAAGTAAAGCTCATTGTTGACCTTATCTATGAAGGCGGCATTGCCAATATGAACTACTCCATCTCGAATACTGCCGAATGGGGTGAATATATGTCAGGTCCACGCGTTATCACTGCCGAAAGCAAAAAGGCAATGAAAGACATTTTGACCGAAATCCAGAACGGTAAATTCACCTCTGATTGGATGCAAGAATATAAGGCCGGCGCTGCACGCTTTAAAGCAACACGTCGTCTTAATGACGAGCACCCAATTGAGCAAGTTGGTGAAAAGCTTCGTAATATGATGCCTTGGATTAAATCAAACGCATTGGTTGACAAAGACCGTAACTAA
- a CDS encoding LysR family transcriptional regulator, which translates to MSRIALPELSIFITVAEQRNFSAAARELGVSTSALSHSIRKLEERLGIQLFIRTTRSVALTEAGEQLFLRSVPAINDLEQAIHDLNSSRNRPSGTIRISSAEAGAKLLIRHMLPNFFKTYPDIHVEFVVDTRYIDIVADGFNAGIRLLEDVPLDMAAIPFGPDEIRIAAVASPDYLEQHGTPTSPDDLKKHQCIRFRFSSGALYHWDLEQPERSMNIDVNGPMTLGNTNLMVEAALTGIGIAWVPDYHVHEHIKQGRLVQLLADWSPKIGRTCLYYPLNRQQPQALKLFCDALRAWSKNSNKAQD; encoded by the coding sequence ATGTCGCGTATTGCACTGCCAGAACTCAGCATTTTTATCACTGTTGCCGAGCAACGCAATTTTAGTGCTGCTGCACGTGAATTAGGCGTTTCAACATCTGCTTTAAGTCACTCAATCCGAAAACTTGAAGAGCGGCTTGGCATCCAGCTTTTTATCAGAACCACAAGATCTGTTGCTTTAACCGAGGCTGGTGAGCAGTTATTTCTGCGTTCAGTTCCTGCAATTAATGATTTAGAGCAGGCTATTCATGATTTAAATTCTTCGCGCAATCGCCCATCGGGAACTATTCGTATTAGCAGTGCCGAAGCTGGTGCAAAGCTGCTTATTCGCCATATGTTACCAAACTTCTTTAAAACCTATCCCGATATTCATGTCGAATTTGTTGTCGATACGCGTTATATTGATATCGTTGCCGATGGCTTTAACGCCGGCATTCGCCTTCTTGAAGATGTGCCGCTTGATATGGCTGCCATTCCTTTTGGCCCCGATGAAATCCGTATTGCTGCGGTTGCATCACCGGATTATCTTGAACAGCATGGCACGCCAACGTCGCCAGATGATCTTAAAAAACACCAATGTATCCGCTTTCGTTTTTCAAGTGGTGCGCTCTATCATTGGGATTTAGAACAGCCGGAGCGCAGTATGAATATTGATGTGAATGGCCCAATGACGCTTGGCAATACTAATCTAATGGTTGAAGCAGCATTAACTGGTATTGGCATTGCATGGGTGCCTGATTATCATGTCCATGAACATATCAAGCAAGGCCGATTGGTGCAGCTGCTTGCGGATTGGAGCCCGAAGATCGGCAGAACATGTCTTTATTATCCGCTTAACCGCCAACAGCCGCAGGCGCTCAAACTCTTTTGTGATGCTTTACGTGCCTGGAGCAAAAATTCTAATAAGGCGCAAGACTAA
- a CDS encoding endonuclease/exonuclease/phosphatase family protein, producing the protein MRKNTQSSLFSLIWMLLLIAATVPLLISYFGALHPMLDSVAHFRRHMAFVLIIATIPIFFTSFKRFRLAIITFSLFCVLSTYQTQGLKPTNISSTRHFKLIQTNLRYDNPNTQKLIDLLNSEKPDFITYQEASSHWQKALSEFARTNNYYTYKCERAQISMIGATGFLSRYPFISTMPEEACPHDAGIATAMVDINAKTPLKLSSLHLFWPWPYRQKSQIIALPLTKEPLQLIGGDFNATSWSYAVKFVEDKTATRHVNGIASSWLSYSFPDSIRPILGLPIDQILLSDEFKLNKVEQLPSIGSDHLPMKVEFSL; encoded by the coding sequence ATGCGCAAAAATACCCAATCTAGCCTTTTTAGCCTTATCTGGATGCTCTTACTAATTGCAGCGACAGTACCATTATTAATCAGCTATTTCGGCGCATTGCATCCAATGCTGGATTCCGTTGCTCATTTTAGACGCCATATGGCATTTGTGCTTATTATAGCAACTATTCCAATTTTTTTCACAAGCTTTAAACGTTTTCGATTAGCAATTATTACATTTAGCTTATTTTGTGTTTTATCCACCTATCAAACACAAGGTTTGAAACCAACAAACATCAGCAGCACACGGCACTTTAAACTCATACAGACAAATTTGCGTTATGATAATCCCAACACCCAAAAACTGATTGATTTGTTGAATTCAGAAAAGCCTGACTTTATTACCTATCAAGAAGCATCAAGCCACTGGCAAAAAGCCTTAAGCGAATTTGCACGAACCAACAACTATTATACTTATAAATGTGAACGCGCCCAAATATCAATGATTGGTGCAACCGGATTTTTATCACGCTATCCTTTCATTAGCACCATGCCAGAAGAAGCATGCCCGCATGATGCAGGCATAGCTACTGCGATGGTTGATATTAATGCAAAAACGCCGCTAAAACTATCATCTCTGCATTTATTTTGGCCTTGGCCTTATCGTCAAAAAAGCCAAATAATTGCACTCCCCCTAACAAAAGAACCGTTACAACTTATTGGTGGCGATTTTAATGCAACCAGTTGGAGCTACGCAGTGAAATTTGTTGAAGACAAAACTGCAACGCGCCATGTCAATGGCATTGCTTCAAGCTGGCTAAGTTACAGTTTCCCTGATAGCATAAGACCAATTTTAGGACTGCCAATCGACCAAATATTGCTCAGCGATGAATTTAAACTCAACAAGGTCGAACAACTTCCTTCAATTGGCTCAGACCATCTGCCCATGAAAGTAGAATTTTCACTATAG